One Verrucomicrobiia bacterium genomic window, TGAGATGGTGATGCCGGGGGACAACATCCAGATGGAGGTGGAGCTGATCCAGCCGATTGCGATGGAGAAGGAGCTGCGGTTTGCCATCCGGGAGGGGGGCCGCACGGTGGGAGCCGGCGTGGTGGCCCAGGTGATTGAATAGGACATAGAGGTTCTTTCCTAAAAAGTCAAACGCAAAAGAGAATAGAAGAAACAGGAGAAAAGACAGGATATTGGTATGGCGTTGCCGCAAGGACAAAAAATACGGATACGGCTGAAAGGGTTCGACCATCACGCTGTGGACAAGTCTGCCAAGGAGATCGCCCGGACGGCCTTGCGCACGGGGGCGCGGCTGGTGGGGCCCTTTCCCCTCCCAACCAAGCGGACGCTCTACACCGTTTTGCGCTCCCCGCACGTGGACAAAAAGTCCCGCGAGCAGTTTGAAACCCGCCTTCACAAACGCTTAATCGACATCTTCGACTCCACCGCCCAGACGGTGGATGCTTTGATCAAGCTGGAGCTGCCGGCCGGCGTGGACGTGGAAATCAAAGTATGAAGCAGTTTTTGGGGAAAAAGGTCGGGATGACCCGGATTTTCACCGAGGAGGGGACGGCGGTGCCGGTCACCGTAATCGAAGCCGGCCCCTGCAAAGTTACGCAGGTCAAAACCAAAGAAAAGGACGGCTACCGCGCGCTGCAGGTGGCCTTCGGGGAAAAACGGAAAAATTTGATCAAGAAACCGCTTTCGGGACACTTGAAAAAATCGGGGATGGAGACAACCCGCTGGCTTTCGGAATTGAAGCTGGAAGACGGGGAGAATTTTGAAGTGGGGCAGACCTTGGATGTTTCGATTCTGCATCCCGGCGACATCATCAAAGTCAGCGGCACCGCCAAGGGGCTCGGGTTCCAGGGAGCCGTGCGGCGGCACCATTTCGGCGGCGGGCCGAAAACGCACGGGCAGTCGGATCGCACCCGTGCGCCCGGTTCGGTGGGGGCTTCCTCCTTTCCCTCGCGCACTTTTCGCGGGCAGCGGATGGCGGGGCGGATGGGGGGACAGACCGTAACGGTTAAAAATTTGAAAGTGGTGGATGTGGACAAGGAACATAACGCCCTTCTCGTCAAGGGGGCCGTTCCGGGAAAGCCGAACAGTCTGGTGAAAATTGAAATCGTGGAGCCGGCCTCGGCCCGCTTCAAAAAGAAAGCGGAATAGCCCATGGCGGAAGCAAGAGTATACAGCAAAGAAGGGACGGAGGTCTCGAAGCTTGCCTTGAAAGAGGAGCTTTTCGGCCAGAAGCCGAACGAGGCGGTTCTGCACCAGGCGGTGGTCACCTATCTTGCGAACCAAAGGCAGGGAACTTCGATGGTGAAAAGCCGGGCGGAGATGTCCGGCGGCGGCATCAAGCCCTGGCGGCAAAAGGGAACCGGGCGGGCGCGGGCGGGTTCCAACACCTCCCCCGTTTGGGTCGGCGGCGGCCGGGCCTTCGGGCCGGAGCCCAAGGACTGGCGGATGGCGCTCCCCAAAAAAATGCGCCGGGCGGCCTTGAAATCGGCCCTCTCCGCCAAGGCGGCGGAAGAGAAATTTTTGGTGGTGCAGGATTTCGATTTGGAGGCGCCTAAAACCAAAAAAATCGCCGAGCTTTTCGCCAAGTTGGGGGTTGCCCAAAGCAAGGTTTTGTTTTTGTGGGAAGGGAAGAGCAATCTGGAGAAATCAAGCCGGAACATCCCCAACGTGGTGACCAAACGGGCGCTTATGGTCAGCCCCTACGACTTGGTCTGGGCGGACTGGGTGGTGGCGACGGAGGCCGGCTATAAGAGCATCGCGGAGAATTTTGCATGAGAGACCCCAAGGAAGTCCTCGTTTCCCGGCTCATTTCCGAAAAAGGGGTCTTGATGAAGGAGCGGGACAACAAGTACCTGTTCCGGGTGGCGCTGGATGCCAACAAGCATGAAGTGAAGCGGGCCGTGGAACAGCTTTTCAAAGTCCACGTCACGGAAGTCGCCACGATGGTGATGCGGGGGAAGACCAAGCGGTTCGGCTTCCGACGCGAGGAGGGAAGAAGGCCGAACTGGAAAAAGGCGGTCGTCACCCTGAAGAAGGATGAAAAAATCGAGGCGTTCGAAAGTTTGTGATGATTAGCCGGAGCATGAGATAAAATGGGTGTAAAGAGCTATAAGCCGACCACGCCGGGGATCCGGTTCAAGACGGCCTACACCTTTGAGGAATTGACCAAGGGGCGGCCGGAAAAATCGCTTCTGGAGTCTTTGCGCAAATCGGGCGGCCGGAACAACAGCGGCCGGGTGACTTCTCGCTACTTGGGGGGCGGACACCGTCAGGCGTACCGGAAAGTGGATTTTCTCCGCCGGGATAAAGCCGGCATTCCGGCGCGGGTATCGGCCATCGAGTATGACCCGAACCGCACCTGCCGGATTGCGCTTTTGCATTACGCCGACGGGGAGAAGCGTTATATTTTGGCCCCCGATGGATTGAATGTAGGCGGAACGGTGGCCTCCGGCGACGGCGCGGATATCGCCACCGGCAACGCGCTGCCCCTTTCCCGTCTCCCGCTCGGCACGGTCGTCCACAACGTGGAACTGAAAGCCGGCAAAGGGGGACAGCTGGCGCGGGCGGCGGGAGCGATGGTGCAATTGGTCGCCAAGGAGGGGGATTTCGCCCACCTGCGGCTTCCTTCCGGTGAAATCCGGCTCGTCCGGCTGGACAATTACGCCACCGTGGGGCAGGTCGGCGTTCTGGATCACGAAAACATTTCGCTCGGCAAAGCGGGGAGGAGCCGCTGGCTGGGGCGGCGACCCCACGTGCGCGGCGTGGCCAGAAACCCGGTCGACCACCCGATGGGCGGCGGGGAGGGAAAATCCTCCGGCGGGCGGCATCCCTGCAGTCCATGGGGGCAGCTCGCCAAAGGATACAAAACGAGGAAAAAGAAAAACCCCTCGGACAAATACATTTTGAGAAGGCGCAAGTAAAAAATGACCCGTTCGCTTAAAAAGGGCCCCTTTGTGGAGCCGAAGCTTTTTGAAAAGGTGAAAAAGCTGGCGGAGACCAATGTCAAGACCGTCATCAAAACCTGGGCGCGGCGCTCCACCATCCCGCCGGAGTTCGTCGGTTTCACCTTCGCCGTGCACAACGGCAACAAGTTCATCCCGGTGTACATCACCGAGAACATGGTCGGCCACAAACTGGGGGAATTCGCCCCCACGCGGACCTTCCGCGGACATTCCGGCAAGCTTTCCAAAGCGGCGGCGGAAGCGGCCGCGACGGCCGCGGCGCCGGCCCCGGGAGGAAAAGGCGGACCGCGGGGCGGCCCGGGCGCACCGGCTCCCGCCGCACCGGCCGGCGGTGAAACCAAGAAGGGTGGCGCGTAGTGGAAGCGGTTTCGCGCGCCCGGTTTGTACGGATGTCGGCCCGCAAAGTCCGCCGTGTGGCGGAATTGGTGCGGGGGAAAAACGTGAACGAGGCGATTGAGATTTTGAATTTCGTCCCCAAGGCGGCGGCGGTCCCCTTGCAGAAAACGATCAAGTCGGCCGCCTCCAATGTCCTGGCGGAAGAGGGAACCGCGAAGATTCACCCGGAGGATTTGCGCATCAAGACCTTGTTTGTGGACGGCGGCCCCATCTGGAAGCGCTTCCGGGCGGTTGGCATGGGGCGGGCGTACCGCATCCGCAAGCGAACCTGCCATATCACGGTCGTGGTTGAAGGGGAGCCGAAAGCCGAAGCGTTGAAGTCCGCGGTGACAAAAACCAAGGCGGCGCCGGCCAAAGAAGAACCCAAAAAAGCGCCGAAAGCAAAAGCGGCTGAAAAACCGGCGGTTGAGGAAAAAAGAAAAGTGGAAAAGAAAGCCAAAAAAACAACCCGAAAGGCGAAGGAATAATGGGGCAGAAAACCCATCCAATCGGATTCCGTCTGGGGGTCATCCGCTCCTGGAGTTCCAAGTGGTTCACCCGAAAGGGGGCCGCCGGGCTTTTGCAGGAAGACAGTTTGATCCGGCGCTACACCCACCGCCGGCTGGAAAACGCCGGCATCGCCGAAATCGAGATTCTGCGCTACCCGACCAAGGTCACGGTGAACATCCACACCTCCCGCCCCGGCATCGTCATCGGCCGGAAAGGGGCGGAAGTGGACAAGCTTAAAGAGGAACTGGCGCTTTTGACCAAAAAAGAAATCACCATCAACATTGTCGAGGTTAAGCGGCCGGAGCTTTCCGCCCGGCTGACCGGCGAGTCGATTGCCCGGCAGTTGGAGGGGCGCGTCTCCTACCGACGGGCGATGAAAAAAGCGATCGCCCTCACGATGAAGATGGGAGGGGAGGGAATCAAAATCATCTGCGGCGGGCGTCTTGCGGGCGCGGAGATTGCCCGCACCGAAAAATACATGGAAGGGCGGGTTCCCCTGCACACCCTGCGGGCGGACATCGATTTCGCCAACTCCACCGCGCACACCACCTACGGAACCATCGGCGTCAAATGCTGGATTTGCCGCGGGGAGGTTCTGGACTGGCAGGGAGCCGAAGAGCATCGGCCGACCATGCGGGCTGAAGAAGACCGGGGGCGGGGCCGGGATCGTCGTGACGACCGGGATCGGGGCGGGCGCCCTGACAGACGAGGCGGAGGAGGAGGCCGGGGCCGGGATGGCGGACGCCGGGACGGCCGGCCGCACGGACCGAGAGAACGAACGGCCGGGGCAACTCCTGCCAGGCCGGCCATAGAAAGCCCCAAGGGGCCTTCGAATTCTGAAGGAGAAAAGTCGTAATGCTTCTCCCCAAACGGGTAAAATACCGGAAGCAGCAGCGGGGCCGCCGGCGCGGCAAGTCGTACCGCGGGGCCACCGTCGCCTTCGGCGAGTACGGTCTAAAGGCATTGCAGGCGGCCTGGATTACCAACAAACAGATTGAAGCCGCGCGAGTAGCTTTGACCCGCTACATCAAACGAGGCGGCAAAGTTTGGATTCGGATTTTTCCGGACAAACCGGTGACGATGAAACCGGCGGAAACAAGAATGGGAAAAGGAAAAGGAAATCCCGAATACTGGGTCGCCGTGGTGAAGCCCGGACGGGTGCTTTTTGAACTGGAAGGGGTTCCGCTCGATCTGGCCAAGGAGGCGTTGATGCTGGCCGGGCGAAAACTGCCGATCAAAAGCCGGTTCGTTTCGCGGGCGGAAACCGGGGCGGGAGTGTAGATGGAAAAGCTGGAGCGGCTGCGGGAGCTTTCCCGCGAGGAGCTGGAGCAGAAAATCGCCGACCACAAGGAGGAGGTTTTCAATTTGCGGCTTTCGCGCAACACCAAGGAGCTGGACAATCCGATCCGGCTTCGGATGCTTCGACGGGAGATGGCCCGCATCAAAACGATTTTGAACGAGGACAAATTGGGTGTCCGCAAACTGGCGGAGGCCCGCTCGATCACCGAAAAAACGGGCGAAAAGAAAAATTGAATATGAAGGGAAAAGTCGAAAAAGCGGAACGGGCCGAGCGGAAAACCCGCGCCGGTGTGGTGCTTTCCGCCCGGATGCAGAAAACCGTTGTGGTGGGGGTGGACCGCACCTTCCGCCACCCGGAGTATGAAAAAGTGGTTCGGCGGAAAACCAAGCTGTATGCCCGCGATCCGCTGGGAGCCAAGGAAGGGGACCGTGTCCTGGTCATGGAAACCCGTCCCCTTTCGCGGCTGGTTCGCTGGCGGGTGGTGGAGATTCTGGAGCGCTCGAAATGATTCAGGAATATTCCCGGCTGACCATCGCCGACAACTCCGGCGCCCGGATGGTGCGCTGCTTCCGCATTCTGGGGCATTCCGGGCAGCGCTACGCCCGGGTGGGGGACATCATCGTCGGCACGGTGAAGGAGGCGATTGCCGGCGCCCCGGTCAAAAAATCGGACGTGGTGAAGGCCGTGGTGGTGCGCACGCGGCGGGAAATCAAGCGGAAGGACGGCTCCTACATCCGCTTTTCGGACAACGCGGCGGTTTTAATCGACGAGCAGAAGGAGCCGCGCGGCACCCGCATCTTCGGGCCGGTGGCCCGGGAGCTTAGGGACAAGCAGTTCACCAAGATTATATCGCTCGCACCGGAGGTTCTGTAATGCGGGTGAAAAAAGGAGACATCGTAAAAGTTTTGACCGGCGTGGACCGGGGAAAAACGGGGAAGGTCTTGAAGGTTTTTCCGGAGAAGGATCGGGTGGTGGTGGAGGGGACGACCTTGATCAAGCGGCATTCCCGCCCCAGTCAGAGGAACCCCAAAGGAGGAATCATCCAGCGGGAGCGCTCCATGCACATTTCCAACGTCCGGCTGGTCTGTCCGAAATGTTCCCAGCCGACGGCCGTCGGCACGCGGGTTTCGGAGTCGGCGGAAATCGGAAAATCGGACCGGGTCAGGATTTGCAAAAAATGCGGAGAAATGATATAGCCGGATTCGTCGAACGGATTTTTGGATGATTGGAAAAGCATAGAGAAAAGTAAAATGGCGGAAGAGAAGGAAAAGAAAAAACAGCAGCCCCAGCAGCAGGCCAAGGCGCCGAAGGGGAAACCGGCCAAGGAGCAGAAAGAAGCGCGGGCCGAAGCGCCGAAAGAAAAGGCCCCCCCGCGGGAGCGGGTAATCCCCCGAATTTTGGTGCGTTACCGGGAACGGGCGATTCCGGCCCTTTCCGCCCGCTTCGGCTACACCAATCCGATGGCGGCGCCCAAACTTTCCAAAATCGTTTTGAACGTGGGGCTGGGGGAGGCGTTGGCCAACCCGAAAGCGTTGGACACCGCCACGGCGGAGCTTTCCGCCATCACCGGCCGGAAGCCGGCCGTGCGGCGGGCCAAAAAATCGATTTCCAACTTCAAACTGCGGGCCGGCGTCCCCATCGGCCTTACCGTCACTTTGCGCGGGGATGCGATGTACGAGTTTTTCGACCGGCTGGTGAACGTGGCGGTTCCCCGCATCCGGGATTTCCGCGGGCTGCCGCCGGACGGCTTCGACGGCCGGGGGAACTACACGCTCGGCCTGAAAGAGCAAATTATCTTCCCGGAAATCGACTACGACAAAATCGAAAAAATCCGGGGGATGAACGTGACGTTGGCCACCACGGCCGCCTCGGACGAAGAGGGATTTGAGCTGCTCAAGGAATTGGGGGTTCCGTTCGCCGCCCCCGGCGGGCAGCCCAAGACAGTCAGTTACGGCGCGCCGCCGGCCAAACCGGCGGGAGCCAAAAAGGCAAGCTAAGAAAGTAGGAGAGGAAACGAGTCGATGGCCCGCACCTGCATGATTGAAAAATCGAAGAAAGCGCCGAAGTTCGCCGTGCGCCAGCACAACCGCTGCTGGCGCTGCGGGCGGGCGCGCGCGTTTATCCGCAAATTCGGCATCTGCCGCATCTGTTTCCGCCAGATGGCCCTGGCCGGGGAGATTCCCGGCGTGGTGAAAGCAAGCTGGTGATTTTATGATGACCGACCCGATCGCCGACATGCTCACCCGGCTGCGCAACGCCAACAAGGCGCGGCTGCCGCGGGTGGAGTTTCCCTATTCCCGGCTGAAGGAAAACGTCTTGAAGGTGCTTTACGACAACGGCTACATCCGCGGCTACGCCCGGCTCGGGGAGAAAAAACCGGTTTTGCGGGCCGCCTTGCGTTTCGGAAAAAACGGTGTGCCGATGATTACCGGGCTCAAGCGGGTTTCCAAGCCGGGCCGCCGGATTTACGCCGACCGGGAACGGCTTTCCACCTTCAACCGGCGGCTGGGAATGACGGTTGTTTCCACATCCAAAGGGGTTTTGGCCCATTCCGACGCCCTGAAAGGGGGCGTCGGGGGCGAGGTCATGCTGCAGGTCTGGTGAGATGTCGCGCATAGGAAAATTGCCGGTGCCGCTGCCGGCCGGAGTCACGGTGAACATCGCCAGGGGGGTAGTGACGGTCAAGGGCCCCAAGGGGAGCCTGACCCGCGAGTTCCGTCCCGAAGTCAAGGTGGAGCAATCGGATGGCAAGCTGGTCGTGACGCGCAACGGGGAGTCCCGGCTGCACAAAAGTTTGCACGGGCTTTCGCGGGCGCTTCTGGCCAACATGGTTACCGGCGTCACCAAGGAATTTTCCAAGGTTTTGATCATTGTCGGGGTCGGCTACCGGGCGGAAGTTTCCGGCAAGCTGGTCAGTTTTTCGCTCGGCTACTCCCATCCGATTCTCATCCGCCCCCCGGACGGGGTGAAGGTTACCGTGGAAAACCAGACCCGCGTGACCGTTTCCGGCGTGGACCGGGAATTGGTCGGGGAGATGGCGGCCAAAATCCGCGGTTTGCGCCCGCCAGAACCGTACAAGGGGAAGGGGATTCAGTACGAGGGTGAAAAGCTCCGCCGCAAGGCCGGCAAAACGGCGGCGTAGGATAAAATTATGGCAGAAGGATCCAGGACCAGACAGAAGAAATCGGAGCGGCGGAAGAAGCGGGTGCGGGCCAAAATCTACGGCACTCCCGAGCGGCCGCGCTTGTCGGTTTTCCGCAGTTTGAAACAGATGTATGCGCAATTGGTGGATGATCTGAACCGGAAGACCCTGGCCTCTCTTTCCACCCTTTCCGCCCCCGTAAAGGAGCAGTCGCCGGGCGGCAAACGGACCAAGGGGGACCGGGCCAAATTGCTGGGCAAAGCGCTGGCGGAATTGGCCCGCTCGAAAGGAATCGAAAAAGTGGTTTTTGACCGCAACCGGTACCGCTACCACGGCCGCGTGAAGGCGTTGGCGGACGGGGCGCGCGAAGGAGGATTGAAGTTTTGAAGACAAGACGGGACCGGGAAGATCAGTTTGAGCAGGCCCCGCTGGAGTTTGAAGAGCGGGTCATCCACGTGAACCGGGTAGCCAAGGTGGTCAAGGGGGGCCGGCGTTTTTCCTTCACCGCCCTGGTCGCCGTCGGCGACCGGAAGGGGCAGGTTGGCGTGGGGCTCGGCAAGGCCGGCGAAGTGGCGGACGCCATCCGCAAAGGGCACGAGGCCGCCCGCAAGGAGATGTTCAAAGTTCCCATCACGGAAGGAACCCTGCCGCACCAAGTCATCGGCGCCTTCGGCTCGGCACGCGTGCTTTTGCGTCCCGCCTCCCCCGGAACCGGGGTGATCGCCGGCGGGCCGGTGCGGGCGGTTCTGGAAGTGGCCGGTGTACAGGATATTTTGACCAAGTCGCTCGGCTCGGCCAACCCGCACAATGTGGTGAAGGCGACCCTGGACGGCTTGAAGGTGATGCGCCATTTCGTGGAAAAATCGAAAATGAAAGCCACCGAGGAGGCCGCCGGTGCCTAAGCTGAAAATTACTTTGGCGCGGGGGCTGGCGGGGGAAAAAGAGGCGCACCGCAAAGTGGCATATGCCCTGGGGCTTAAAAAAACCAACCAAACGGTGCTGCGCGAGGACTCCCCGCAAATCCAAGGGATGGTGTTTGCCGTGCGGCATCTTTTGAAAGTGGAACGGGTCGGGTAAAAATGAAGCTTTCCGAACTCAGGCCGCCCCGCGGGGCGAGGAAAAACCGCAAGCGCGTGGGGCGGGGCCCCGGCTCCGGCCACGGCAAGACCGCAACCCGCGGGCACAAAGGACAGCTCGCGCGTTCAGGCGGGCGCTCCAAGCCGTACGGCGAGGGGGGGCAGATGCCGATTTACCGGCGGGTTCCCAAGCGGGGTTTCAAATCGCTCGATAAGAAAGTTTACCAGATTGTCAATCTGTCCGACCTCTCCCGCCTGGAAAAGACCGACGGCGTCGGCCCGGAAACCCTGTTTGAAGCCGGACTTCTGGCCCGCGCCGACCGGCCGGTGAAAATTTTGGGGGATGGCGAGGCCCCGGCCAACCTTGTCATCAAGGCCCACGCCTTTTCCCGTTCCGCCAAGGAGAAAATCGAAGCCCGCGGCGGAAAGGCGGAAGTTTTGAATGCTTAGCGCCGTCGGCTCGATTTTCAAAATCAAGGAGCTGCGCGACCGGTTGCTTTTCACGGTCGCGCTTTTGGTCGTATACCGCATCGGCGGGCACATCCCGGCCCCCGGCATCGACGCACAGGCCCTCTCCCAGTTTTTCGCCACCGGCGGGGGGGGCGGGCTTTTTGGGCTCTACGATTTGTTCGTCGGGGGGGCCTTCGTCAAGATGTCGATTTTTGCCTTGGGGATCATGCCCTACATTTCCGCTTCCATCATTATGCAGCTTTTGACCGCCGTCGTGCCTTATTTTCAGCGGCTGCAAAAAGAGGGGGAGGAGGGGCGCAAGAAAATCGTGCAGTACAGCCGTTACGGCACCGTGCTTCTGGCGCTGGCCCAGTCGGCGGGGACGGCGCAGTATTTGGCGGCCCAGTCCGCCGGCGGGTTGCCGATCGTTCCCAATCCGGGCGTCGGCTTCACCCTTTTGACCATGCTCACTTTCACGGCGGGGACCATCTTCATCATGTGGCTGGGGGAGCAGATCACCGACAAGGGGATCGGCAACGGGATTTCGCTCATCATTTTCATCGGCATCGTCGCCCGTTTCTTCCCGGGCCTCATCCAGGAAGTCGAGGAGCTTTTCGCCGGACGCAGGAATCTTTTTTCCGAACTGCTTTTAATCGTGATCATGGTCGGCATGATCGCCGCCGTGGTGGCGGTCACCCGCGCCCAGCGCCGGATTCCGGTGCAGTACGCCAAGCGGGTGGTGGGGCGGAAGATTTACGGCGGGCAGTCCACCCATATTCCCCTTTCAGTCAACACCGCGGGGATCATTCCCATCATTTTTGCCCAGTCAATCATGTTCGCCCCGACGACTTTGGCCACGTTCATCCCGATCGAAGGGGTGGTGGATGCCGTCAATACAATTTTTGCGCCGGGCGGTTTCACCTACTCCCTCATCTACGGCCTTTTGATCGTTTTCTTCGCCTACTTTTACACGGCGATCGTTTTCAACCCGATTGATTTGGCGGACAACATGCGCAAGGGGGGCGGCTTCATCCCCGGCATCCGCCCCGGCAAAAAGACCTCCGAATACATCGATCGGGTTTTGACCCGCATCACGCTACCCGGGGCGATATTTTTCGCCCTCATCGCCATCATACCGGAAATTTTAATCCGCCAGTTCGGCATCACCTTCTACTTCGGCGGCACCTCCGTTCTTATCGTTGTCGGCGTCGCCCTGGACACCCTCCAGCAAATTGAGTCCCATCTTTTGATGCGACACTATGAAGGGTTTATGAAGAAGGGGCGGATTCGCGGCAGGAGCATGGTCGGCTGATGCAGGCCGTGCTTCTGGGGCCGCCCGGCTCCGGCAAGGGGACGCAGGCCGCAATGCTCTCCGAACGCTTGGGTTTCCGCCATTTGGCCACCGGCGACATACTGCGGGAAGAAGTCAGAAACAAAACCAAACTGGGAATCGAGGCCAAGGCCTATATGGACAAAGGGGAATTGGTGCCGGACAAGCTGATTCTGGAGATGGTTTCCTCCCACTTGGAACCGGGGAAGGGATATTTGTGGGACGGTTTTCCCCGCACGGAGGCGCAGGCGGTCGGGCTGGACGCCCTTTTGGCGGTGCGGAACTTGTCCGTTGATTTGGCCGTTTTGTTGGAGGTGCCGGACGAGGTGATCATCCGCCGGATTTCCGGCCGGCTTTTCTGCCCCGGCTGCGGCGCCAACTACCACCGGGAGTCCCTGCCGCCGAAAAAGGCGGAGGTTTGCGATTCCTGCGGCGGCAAGCTCGAGACCCGGGCCGATGACCGCCCGGAAGTGGTGGCCAGGCGGTTGAAGGTGTACAGGGAACAAACCGCTCCCGTGACCGGTTATTACGAAGCGCAAAACAAACTCGTCCGCCTGAACGGAAACCAGCCGCCGGACAAAGTTACCGCCGAACTGGCGGCGATTTTGCAAAAGGCCCAACGCTTTTCATCCAAAATTGATGGTTGAATTGAAATCGAAACGGGAAATAGAAAAAATGCGGGAGGCCGGCCGGATCGTGGCGGAGACCCTCGAGTTGCTCAAAAAAGAAGTGAAACCGGGGGTGAGAACGAAGGAGCTGGACCGGCTGGCAGAGGCGTTCATCCGTTCCCGCGGGGCTGAGCCGGCCTTCAAGGGATACAGAGGGTATCCCGCCTCCATTTGCGTTTCCATCGACGACGAAGTGGTGCACGGCATCCCGGGGGAGCGCGCGATCCGGGAGGGACAGGTCGTTTCGCTGGATGTGGGCTGCGTGAAAGAGGGGTACTATGCGGATGGGGCCTTTTCCCTGGCGGTCGGCAAAGTGCCGGAGAAAGTGATCCGCCTCTTGCAAATCGCCGAGGAATCGTTATATTGTGCAATTGATTTTTTTCGGGTGGGAAACCGCCTCGGAGACGTGTCTTCCGCGGTTGAGCGGAAGGTGGAGGAGAATAATTTTTCGGTCGTGCGGGATCTGGTCGGCCACGGCATTGGCCGGCAGATGCACGAGGAACCGGTCGTGCCGAACTTCGGACAGCCCGGCACGGGAATGGAAATCAAACCGGGGCTGGTCGTGGCCATCGAACCGATGGTGAATTTAGGCGACTGGCCGGTGGAAACCAAAAAAGACGGCTGGACCATCGTCACCAAAGATGGGGAAGTCTCCGTTCATTTTGAACACACCGTGGCAGCCACCGAAGAGGGTCCTCTGGTTTTGACGAAGTTATAGGATGGCGAAAGAGGAGACCATTCAAGTTGAAGGCAAGGTCATCGAACCCTTGCCGAACGCCATGTTTAGAGTGGAACTGGACAACGGACATCAGGTGCTGGCCCATATTTCCGGAAAGATGCGGATGAACTACATCCGCATTCTCCCGGGGGACAAGGTAACCGTGGAGCTTTCCCCCTACGATTTGACCCGTGGGCGGATTGTCTACCGCTACAAGTGAGCAAAAAATGAAAGTGCGTTCGTCGATTAAAGTGCGTTGTGATGCCTGCAAAATCATCCGCCGGAAAGGGCATCTTTTGGTGATTTGCAAAA contains:
- the tuf gene encoding elongation factor Tu (EF-Tu; promotes GTP-dependent binding of aminoacyl-tRNA to the A-site of ribosomes during protein biosynthesis; when the tRNA anticodon matches the mRNA codon, GTP hydrolysis results; the inactive EF-Tu-GDP leaves the ribosome and release of GDP is promoted by elongation factor Ts; many prokaryotes have two copies of the gene encoding EF-Tu), translated to EMVMPGDNIQMEVELIQPIAMEKELRFAIREGGRTVGAGVVAQVIE
- the rpsJ gene encoding 30S ribosomal protein S10 produces the protein MALPQGQKIRIRLKGFDHHAVDKSAKEIARTALRTGARLVGPFPLPTKRTLYTVLRSPHVDKKSREQFETRLHKRLIDIFDSTAQTVDALIKLELPAGVDVEIKV
- the rplC gene encoding 50S ribosomal protein L3 yields the protein MKQFLGKKVGMTRIFTEEGTAVPVTVIEAGPCKVTQVKTKEKDGYRALQVAFGEKRKNLIKKPLSGHLKKSGMETTRWLSELKLEDGENFEVGQTLDVSILHPGDIIKVSGTAKGLGFQGAVRRHHFGGGPKTHGQSDRTRAPGSVGASSFPSRTFRGQRMAGRMGGQTVTVKNLKVVDVDKEHNALLVKGAVPGKPNSLVKIEIVEPASARFKKKAE
- the rplD gene encoding 50S ribosomal protein L4 — encoded protein: MAEARVYSKEGTEVSKLALKEELFGQKPNEAVLHQAVVTYLANQRQGTSMVKSRAEMSGGGIKPWRQKGTGRARAGSNTSPVWVGGGRAFGPEPKDWRMALPKKMRRAALKSALSAKAAEEKFLVVQDFDLEAPKTKKIAELFAKLGVAQSKVLFLWEGKSNLEKSSRNIPNVVTKRALMVSPYDLVWADWVVATEAGYKSIAENFA
- the rplW gene encoding 50S ribosomal protein L23 produces the protein MRDPKEVLVSRLISEKGVLMKERDNKYLFRVALDANKHEVKRAVEQLFKVHVTEVATMVMRGKTKRFGFRREEGRRPNWKKAVVTLKKDEKIEAFESL
- the rplB gene encoding 50S ribosomal protein L2 — encoded protein: MGVKSYKPTTPGIRFKTAYTFEELTKGRPEKSLLESLRKSGGRNNSGRVTSRYLGGGHRQAYRKVDFLRRDKAGIPARVSAIEYDPNRTCRIALLHYADGEKRYILAPDGLNVGGTVASGDGADIATGNALPLSRLPLGTVVHNVELKAGKGGQLARAAGAMVQLVAKEGDFAHLRLPSGEIRLVRLDNYATVGQVGVLDHENISLGKAGRSRWLGRRPHVRGVARNPVDHPMGGGEGKSSGGRHPCSPWGQLAKGYKTRKKKNPSDKYILRRRK
- the rplV gene encoding 50S ribosomal protein L22, yielding MEAVSRARFVRMSARKVRRVAELVRGKNVNEAIEILNFVPKAAAVPLQKTIKSAASNVLAEEGTAKIHPEDLRIKTLFVDGGPIWKRFRAVGMGRAYRIRKRTCHITVVVEGEPKAEALKSAVTKTKAAPAKEEPKKAPKAKAAEKPAVEEKRKVEKKAKKTTRKAKE
- the rpsC gene encoding 30S ribosomal protein S3; translation: MGQKTHPIGFRLGVIRSWSSKWFTRKGAAGLLQEDSLIRRYTHRRLENAGIAEIEILRYPTKVTVNIHTSRPGIVIGRKGAEVDKLKEELALLTKKEITINIVEVKRPELSARLTGESIARQLEGRVSYRRAMKKAIALTMKMGGEGIKIICGGRLAGAEIARTEKYMEGRVPLHTLRADIDFANSTAHTTYGTIGVKCWICRGEVLDWQGAEEHRPTMRAEEDRGRGRDRRDDRDRGGRPDRRGGGGGRGRDGGRRDGRPHGPRERTAGATPARPAIESPKGPSNSEGEKS
- the rplP gene encoding 50S ribosomal protein L16 — protein: MLLPKRVKYRKQQRGRRRGKSYRGATVAFGEYGLKALQAAWITNKQIEAARVALTRYIKRGGKVWIRIFPDKPVTMKPAETRMGKGKGNPEYWVAVVKPGRVLFELEGVPLDLAKEALMLAGRKLPIKSRFVSRAETGAGV
- the rpmC gene encoding 50S ribosomal protein L29, which gives rise to MEKLERLRELSREELEQKIADHKEEVFNLRLSRNTKELDNPIRLRMLRREMARIKTILNEDKLGVRKLAEARSITEKTGEKKN
- the rpsQ gene encoding 30S ribosomal protein S17 → MKGKVEKAERAERKTRAGVVLSARMQKTVVVGVDRTFRHPEYEKVVRRKTKLYARDPLGAKEGDRVLVMETRPLSRLVRWRVVEILERSK
- the rplN gene encoding 50S ribosomal protein L14; the encoded protein is MIQEYSRLTIADNSGARMVRCFRILGHSGQRYARVGDIIVGTVKEAIAGAPVKKSDVVKAVVVRTRREIKRKDGSYIRFSDNAAVLIDEQKEPRGTRIFGPVARELRDKQFTKIISLAPEVL
- the rplX gene encoding 50S ribosomal protein L24, whose amino-acid sequence is MRVKKGDIVKVLTGVDRGKTGKVLKVFPEKDRVVVEGTTLIKRHSRPSQRNPKGGIIQRERSMHISNVRLVCPKCSQPTAVGTRVSESAEIGKSDRVRICKKCGEMI